The sequence TCCAATAGAAGGATGTAGTTCAGGTGGCGCTAACGTTGGGCGTCGATAAagtggctcaggtaaggtagctagggccactgttacggcccttccctttgatgaaggaattttctaaatggaagacagcctgtgaatagtggttttcacacgcctctgctttatacacgacgcccactgggtgctcacgcgagggtagtaacctctgcattccatactttaactttctctggtatatttggaagtatttatatcagaaaagtgtaaggaaggacccttttcaccgggcgtcacaggtcgacccagaaatgtcatttaaggaaggatgagtctttcctgtaatattaataagatgacgctgaaagcgaccatttaagccgtgccaagaaaaatatctgacaaattcatccgctccaatgttaaaagtcttgactgcttcgcatactgatcggaggatggaaataaatgtaaagggatcatcaccctctcttagacttaactccgtaattttcctaattgcattgtttttacaaacctccttagaagcaaaggcggaaatcaatagttctttggcatctacataacgctgtttatcagcttccagagaacttaataaagtctttgctcgaccgtctatctgttgcttcagcaataaaagtaaGTCTCTGTCTGGATACTGAAATGcattagttgtagcctcaaactctgctataaatttcaagaaatcttcttctttgcttgtaaacttaggaagaggagctgttggctgtttcagtaaactgcgggcCACATCGGGAATATTATTAGAATCATTCttacccctggaaatctcaagtaatggtaGACAATGCTCAATTTTGTCTAGATAATCCTGGCAACTTGATAATTCTGGCTCCAACTCTGCTTCATCAGATATGTTaggaaatttcttcaagaggatTCCCTGACAATTTCTTCAAGAGGATttggcgctgaatggcctttgatgccccagtgcttggcttaatgcctaaatcctatattcaattcaattcaattcaagaggatttgatcatctagctctgacaacttgtttctataattaacaagaagacctttaatagctaacttttcttcttgtgtaagggcagaataggtgtcagacctatagaattgttcggtgacttttctcTGAATGACTTTTAGTTGTCCGATCAGTACTTTTtaagttagccattataacaaacgtataacaaatgtaaaacaataaaatgttaactttctgaaaaggaaaattatatttatttcaataaaatgttaatatcctggaaaggaaaatgtcaatGTCCTGCGAATAGAAATATGAGAGACTATTGGGAGCCCCAGTTgtggtcaattctctactggatcatctgcaccatcattaagcacctttcttcgtgttgccccacgttgggcgccataagcagaacaccataaaaatctgaggtttgaaataaaggttgaaaggaaaaatgtaattaaatatgatatttattacataaataagcctttaaaatgacgtagtaccgtagttacaaacaattggtaggagaacaaggcaattcacgcatatcgtagggcgtttccttcgttctgcttcgctcgctgtctgtaaagaatattcaggaagattagtatctaaaagtcattgtcttttatgtagaagaatatacccataggaataataacccacttaaaattaccttacaattgagcaactgaggtttacattagtatcaggaaggaaataaaagggccgatacaccgcaaccaaacaccatcctgaaatgaacggtaaacctaatataaatttgctcggtcgtaatatgggagacaatccgtcataaatataacctctcgaaacattaatgtattagacgattctcttacccaagtgttaacaacgtgaatttatgaataagctagagttactagtccgagagcaaaatcacctgaaaggacaagagaatatgaTGTATAAAACATATGGACCacaaaaaactattacgaatcttcataagattaaaaatgacagacaggaaaacttgaataggcaacacaaggcaatgagagttcgcaatgataaccttaaaaataagccctatatattcttggtactcaccattgtcgaaccatgcacaaaggcgttgcagatggattttggcagatgttcacaagagggtgacgtagaccagggatcccaataaaagcctttagcctaagacaggcatgtcggacaaatcGAAATTGTAGGAACCTTcacaggtgagtgaggtctctgctctcttctctgtgtctctctctgaCACTGTCGGATGGCCGGGCTGCCTGGCTCCTCgtcgccgttttcgctcgagtaaagcatatggaaggaggaggagttagcaaactacccatctttaaagactggacggtaggaaagacagtttgatggtaccaagagtagggcaattgaaataccaagttcttaataattactagtctttcctgtcgccatgtgagaatatgaaatgtcttgtacaccAGATTTTGTAATCTTGAAATCTGGTGTAACTTTTTCTCAAAGTTTACTTGGTATTAGTGGGGAAGTACAGGCACAAGTGATTCTGGACTCAGTGTCTGTGAAGATCTCAACCATGGATATGCCTATTGATGTGAGCTCACAGACAGTGAAATAGAAAAGGAACCATGTTTGTTCCAGGTCGTCCTTTTCTAGTTTATGGAATTTTATCCTTCCTATCATTGTAATCCTCTTTTTCTTCTGAGAAGCAAAAGCAAATGGAGTAGAACAATTTGTACACTTAAGGATAGCTGTAGGAAATCTTGCCAGAATTATTATGATGGTTCGTCTATTTTAGATTCTGACTGTAGTGACCCTTATATACCTACTTCCTGCAAGAGTTCCAGTTCTTCTCAGGTGTTTAGGAAGTCAACTTCTCTTATCTTGTCCATTACCATCAACTGCGTGGAGCTGGACATCCTTGTTCTCCTCACTCCattcctctctctctgtctcagggtGTTTTGGTATCTGGTTAGAAGTGAAGGCTCAGACTTGTCATCACATTAGGGAATATCAAAAGGCTTCTTTTCTTGTATCCGTAGTGTCAGCAAAGCAAGTTGGGCTGCTTCTTGGTTTCCCCTATTGGACTTCTCATTCCAAAGGTTGGATATTGAAGATGGTTGTCTTTGTTTCTGTCCTTGTGGAAAAGACTTAGAACCTGGTGGGACCTAATCCTAGATTTAGATCGTTTTGTATCTTTCTTTTCAGGATGTCGTAAGTGCTAACAGAGATGAGATACTCCTATGTCCTATAAGACTGCTACATTTTTATTTAGAAAGGACTCATCATCTCATGTCTGAGGGTAAACAACTTTTTGTAACTACTGTCAGAGCCAACAATGTTATCTAAATTAAATGAGCAGCATTGCCTTCCTTAgctttgttcctacatgaattaTGAATAAAAGACTACCATCCTTTAATAGGATTAATGTATGACTTCATTGAAGCTAGAACTGTCATCTAAACAGATGCCTGACTGGAGCAAGGTATGCTCCATCCACCTGCTAAGTGGAGAATCTCTCACTTACTTTGGTTGCGGTTCTATATTGATGTACTTTTATGTGTCCTTAATCTTGATTGTTAAATGCTTCTTTTCTGTTTTCAAAGTGTTTGTATCTAATGATGACTCCCAGGGCAGATATGCTGCTTTTCCCTGGTAACTCCAGCCAGTACATGAGCAAGCCGGAGGTGGATCCCCATTGACTGTGTAGCTTCTGCATCAGACATGGCTATTCACAGTCATCCCCCCATGATAAGTGTAGGTCGTGGCCTCTTCAGTTGATGCGATTCTTTTGCAGGTAACTTGGCAGCACCTAAGCTAATGCCTAAAACAATCTATAGCTCTTGTTCTTTTTGGGGTTGAAGTCTGCGATGTAAACATATATCCTCAAGGCTTTGGTTTTCAGTTCAAAGTCAGAGCTTCAGACTGTCTGCCTCATCAAGCATTCATGCTCACCTATTTGTTGCTTGCTTGATCAAGACTCACCTCTTAGGTTTTTCCTACAGTCAGCTTGTTCTATCTCCAGGAGTGAGACAGTTgacctactgtatatattgtattagcTGTGATAGTATATCATGCGGtacttattttcattaacaataaacatactgtatacagtacagtatttatattgGAACAAATTCAGTTTAATGGTAAGCATTCTTCCTTGAGGTAGCCTGCTATGATGAAAGTTCTTGACCTAGAATCTTATTGCATAAGAATGTACTTTCTACCAATTAAGTAAAATTGACATCAACATTATCTTCTTTTATTATGTGAAAAGATcgctaaaaatataattttttattggtATACGCATTTGTTTTGGTGTtcagtacaatacagtatatgaataatatTACCACAGGTACtaattatttgatattattttgtaaagtataaaaaaaaaattggttaaggATCTATGCAACAAAAAATAGACTCTTGTATCCACTTTGGCAGCATTGGGAAAGAAACAAGATGGTGTGAAAATGAAATATTTGCTCACCAACAAGGGAGACTCGTAAAATTTGTAGGTGTAACAAGGCAAGGCAATGGTGTCTGGAAGGAGAAATGTGATGCAACTTGAGTTATTCTTTTGATACTGATGAAAAGGTCAAGCAACTTTTCTTCTGATATCATAACTTTGTTCAGGATACATAAGTAAATCTCAGTTGGATTCCCTGACTATCATAGTTCTGTTGTGGAAATGTTGAGATATCAACAACACCTAATTATTTTCCCAGAGGATGCTGGGAGTTCAAATAGGCTTTCATGtggttgaaaatttaataatttttggtCTTTTTGATAGACAGCgctatttagatgttttttttttttatttcagggtatCCCAACAAAGAAAAATCGCTACAAATTCCATGGAAGCTTGAGAAGAATTTTGAAGGTTTTAGGTTATTTACATCAGAGTCAAAAGTAAATATATAGTGTCCCATAATGTAGAAAGAGGCCATTGAAAGAATCAGGTAATGATTTAATGTAATATTAGATATGTCACTTTAATAATTATATGAGGCATTTGCAAGtacaatacatgtactgtatacagtatatcaatgtaCAAATTAAAAATACTTATTTATATTACTAAGAGGCTACTCTTCTGCTTGTGAAGTATTTTAGCTTTCAATTAATATAGATTTGTTATACTATAAGTTATTGCTAAATGAATTGCTTGTTGGTTTGAGAACAGTCTTTTTTATTGGAATGTTTAAAGTGATTTAAGTAATCTAGaaatattaaagaattatttttgaaTATGTAAATAACTTGGATGCAGGTTACTTTTGTGAGAAGTATAGAACTTGgtgttaaaaaatataaaatttctcttaattcaacaattttattgaataaaatattgacaaaatttATTTCTACAGTATTTGTAGACAAAAAAGCATACTGGGTATTTGGTACTGTGTATCCAGAGAAAATGGAAGCTGAAAATCCATTATCATTGTCGACAAtcaagcaagaaaaagaaaatctggAGGACAATCTTACCGAAATCACAGTTGATGGGTCTTTATTTGTAGACACTTTCTTAGATATCAAAGAGGAGCCAGAATTTATTCACTGTGATGAGTTTAACGCAAACTATTCTTGTCATTCTATAAAGTGTGAGGAAGACTCAATAAGTTGTAATGAAGGAAGTGAAAGAAAGAATATTAAAGAAGAGAATAAACCATCCCATATGGTATTCACTGAGAAAGTCGAAGTACCATTTATATCGGTGGGAGAATTACTTCATGATAAATTGGCCGATAATTCagataaaaatccccaaaatagaGTAATTAATTCTCGGGTGACTAACGCTACAGAAAAATCGGTAACTTGTGCTGAATGTCAAAGTAGTTTTTCCGACTTGAGTAAACTTAGAACCCACATGacaattcacactggggagaagccattttcCTGCTCCGAATGTCACAGTACTTTTACTCGCATGTATCATCTCAAAACCCACATGAGAAGTCACACAGGCGAGAAACCATTCGTTTGCTCTGTTTGCAATAGAGGTTTTTCTCGCTCGAGTCGCCTCAAAAACCACATGAGGATTCATACGGGAGAAAAACCATTTTCTTGCTCTATATGTCAAAGATGTTTTACTCTAGCAAGACATCTCAAAATCCACATGAGAACTCATACGGGTGAGAAACCATATATATGCACTGAATGTAAAAGAAGTTTTTCTCATAAAGATAATCTTAAAATACATATGAGAAATCATACAGGAGAAAGGCCTTTCAAGTGCTCCGAATGTCCGAAAGGCTATTCTCGTTTAAGTAGTCTCAAAATACACTTAAGAACTCATACGGGAGAGAAGCCATTTACTTGCAAGGAATGCCAAACTAGTTTTTCTCTCTCACATCATCTCAAAAGGCACATGAAAATTCACACAGGGTGAAAACCATTTACTTGCTTCAAGTGCCTAAGGATTTTGCTCTCTACTGGATCATTTTAAAATCCTCGTGCATAATCATTCAATTAAGGAAACTAAGTGTCCAAGCAGTGCTTTGCATGTAAATATAGTAGATTGGAAATATATTTCAAGATTAGCAAAGGAAAGATATTGTTCTCTTGCACTGTATGATGTAATTTCTGTCTTGTGTATAGTCTAAAACATACAGCACTTGTTCACAAAATCAAATAGTAATTTTCTCAAGAAGTCTCAAGATGCATGAGAGTTCAGTTACTAGATctatttatttgaatatgtaaatagTAATTCTAAATCCATTTATGATATAAAGAGGAATAAAGAAACTTGGAAATTTATAAGGAGAAACTATCCAAGCATATTAGGAAGTAAGTAGTTTTTTCTGTAAATCTCAAATGGCTTCTTGCCATCTTACCAAAGTTCAACCCCAGTAACACTGCCGCTGAGGTACATATAGTGATAGAAATTGTATGCTGTTGGTATGTTTTATACCATTAATGCTAGTCGGGAAAGTGAGGGTTAAAGCCAACCACAGTCCTTTATAGCTAATATGCTAACATCTATGGTCAAATTCCTTTACTGTAGACATATTTTATGAATGCTTGTAATTTTCTGAATTGATTGGTTAAGTTCTTTTGAAAAGTGAGTTCTAAATTAATATTGGCCTTGAAACAGGTTTTTTATCTCTCCACCTGCTTGACACCATTCCTCATTTATTTCATTACTACAATCCAGCCGTCATTCTTAGTACCTCTAGTTTAAAGTCAAATTCTTCAAAATATCAATTTTATATGCAAGTATCAAGTCTGCTGAATAGGTTAGTGTAGGTCGTACACTCAaaagacttttagtgaggtgtaCCTTACTGCTACTTAGGAGGGGTAGCCAACTAccccgcttacacacacacacacctgttgtCTTGTtgctttttacttttggctcggtgagAGTAGATGTTCATCTCTCTCCCCGCCaactttttacttttggctcagtGAGAGTAGACGTTCATCTCTCTCCCCGCCAACTTTTGTTCTTACTGGCGTTTTGacttttttgttttacttatgtttttgtttttatatatatttaaacattcatgtaatgtttatatgtatatatatatatatatatatagagagagagagagagagagagagagagagagagagagagagagagagagagagagagagagagagagagagagcaaagcgaaaaatctatttttgggtgatatggccatgtcgtcctgaaggaatgttcctttatgcagctttctaagggatatttggctatagtgatactcccagagaattaaccacaggtttccagaattctaactcctggtgcgagtatccttaatataactcttaaggatatcgcataatatcaggggatgtatttcttgatacgacacatggcaatcttcaccccaaatagagttttcgctttgagggggaagagtggcgaaattgaaggggagccgctatcaaggttacccggtggatcccctccctgtaccaCCCCGGTGAACTATTCCTTGTtgtaattaagcatggatagccgcagatagagtagtttcgggtggggactctgttacatatatgtatactcccttttagaaaggagggagggtccatcaggacaacatggccatatcacccaaaaatagattttttgctttgctcaaaatcgtttttttgggctcagccatgtcgtcctgatgcaagtttaccagagaattacttgaaagtactatatctgtgggtttgtataagtgcctttactttgaatgagttccttatatggtctcctagacctttatatatgacattaccgttatttgtcatatccactaagcttggaactagcttagtgccccctgcagggaaagtgtcgactttgacTATATGGATTCAAAGTTTGtgtctccatagggacggacggtaaatcttagagattaccctttatcccttggaaatctgtactctgatttcacgtttggcccttctagggcttaattaaaactctagtatgttttattcgtctgttactgagatagcagcaataagacgcaaatacgttcagtattttaccttgtagcttaattatcaattgtagttacaatcaggtatgaatctgatccgacATCGAAAACACATCAGgatccatattttctccttttgggaaaatatgtaattccatcgaaatgatgccactcaatagagatgtgaaaccaaatctgactgatctgtacagattttggaaatgcatgaacaccgtgacgcaaacgttcactcggcactggtgttatcggtcagatgtgcacctatgtggaacagtgtgttaatcatagttatgatttgcacttgagggtaaatgtacccatgcacccgatgcactggaaagtcccaaagcagttcactgttcgtcgcaggcttagacgacgggttctttagaactacccgccgccaccacaacatgtcttatcttatgtacttgcttcgaatagtgttggaagaagttccgtgaagaagcaattttcttaggatcatgaactgcaggtgagctgtcaagatccgctctgcgaataagtaggtgagcactgctctcagttatttttagggatagattttttatcctaaggtatcgcctcggaagagctgtccttccttgaagtctgaagttctacgaagatagaccttaaaaccccctaatgggcataggaagacattttccttcagtgggtagattctccaaggaccccaccttttggtgggcagcccgtTTTGGTGAAAAAAGTAGGatcgggaaaggattcagttctccctcttctgtgaactgaatctggcctatatttcattaactctagcccctgaggctattgcgaacagaaaattgaccttctgtattagctcctttagagtacaatcctcattgtttaggtttgaagcatattgtaagactttgaccaacgaccatgtaatgggctttggaggggttgttggcttgggtctagtgtatgctttggtaccttaaaaaaggtttcgcttatgaggttcgtctcaaggcgtatagaagaggtctagtcaagggcgacttacacgtggttatcgtagtggaagtcaggcctcgttcaagtaggtaaaagaagaaagagagacagaaacctttgaaatttctGTAGGTCACCTTGTTTTCACGAGGGGTgtccctttcttccaagacaattcacattgtctcc comes from Palaemon carinicauda isolate YSFRI2023 chromosome 19, ASM3689809v2, whole genome shotgun sequence and encodes:
- the LOC137658691 gene encoding gastrula zinc finger protein XlCGF8.2DB-like isoform X2, whose translation is MQVTFVRSIELGVKKYKISLNSTILLNKILTKFISTVFVDKKAYWVFGTVYPEKMEAENPLSLSTIKQEKENLEDNLTEITVDGSLFVDTFLDIKEEPEFIHCDEFNANYSCHSIKCEEDSISCNEGSERKNIKEENKPSHMVFTEKVEVPFISVGELLHDKLADNSDKNPQNRVINSRVTNATEKSVTCAECQSSFSDLSKLRTHMTIHTGEKPFSCSECHSTFTRMYHLKTHMRSHTGEKPFVCSVCNRGFSRSSRLKNHMRIHTGEKPFSCSICQRCFTLARHLKIHMRTHTGEKPYICTECKRSFSHKDNLKIHMRNHTGERPFKCSECPKGYSRLSSLKIHLRTHTGEKPFTCKECQTSFSLSHHLKRHMKIHTG